A section of the Streptococcus oriscaviae genome encodes:
- the murC gene encoding UDP-N-acetylmuramate--L-alanine ligase, which produces MTKTYHFIGIKGSGMSALALMLHQMGHKVQGSDVEKYYFTQRGLEQAGIPILPFDEKNISADVELIAGNAFRPDNNVEIAYADAKGLSYKRYHEFLGEFMKDFTSMGVAGAHGKTSTTGLLAHVMRNITDTSFLIGDGTGRGSAHAQYFVFESDEYERHFMPYHPEYSIITNIDFDHPDYFTGLEDVFNAFNDYAKQVTKGLFLYGEDEQLRRITANAPIYYYGFSDTNDFVAYDLKPSTTGSQFKVRHGEEELGSFQIPTFGRHNVMNATAVIANLYVAGFDLKLAAEHLKTFAGVKRRFTEKIVNDTVIIDDFAHHPTEIIATIDAARQKYPSKELVAIFQPHTFTRTIALLDEFAEALNGADAVYLAQIYGSARETDNGEVKVEDLAAKIEKKGGIITVENTSPLLDHSNAVYVFMGAGDIQSYEYSFEHLLSRLSSNVQ; this is translated from the coding sequence ATGACAAAAACCTATCATTTTATCGGAATCAAAGGCTCAGGTATGAGTGCCCTCGCACTGATGTTGCACCAAATGGGACACAAGGTGCAAGGAAGCGATGTTGAAAAATATTACTTCACGCAGCGTGGTTTGGAACAGGCAGGGATTCCTATCCTTCCCTTTGATGAAAAGAACATTTCAGCAGATGTCGAACTCATCGCAGGAAATGCCTTTCGTCCGGATAATAACGTAGAGATTGCCTACGCTGATGCCAAAGGCCTCTCCTATAAGCGCTACCATGAATTTCTTGGGGAATTTATGAAGGATTTCACCAGTATGGGAGTGGCAGGTGCCCACGGGAAAACCTCAACAACAGGACTTTTAGCTCACGTTATGCGCAACATTACGGATACCAGTTTCCTGATTGGAGATGGAACAGGTCGTGGTTCAGCCCATGCCCAATACTTTGTCTTTGAATCGGATGAATACGAGCGCCATTTTATGCCCTACCATCCAGAATACAGCATCATTACCAACATTGACTTTGACCATCCAGACTACTTTACCGGTCTAGAAGATGTTTTCAATGCCTTCAATGACTATGCCAAACAGGTGACAAAAGGTCTTTTCCTTTATGGGGAAGATGAGCAACTACGTCGCATCACGGCCAATGCTCCAATCTATTACTATGGTTTTAGCGATACAAACGATTTTGTGGCCTACGATCTCAAACCATCTACAACCGGCTCGCAATTTAAGGTTCGTCATGGCGAAGAAGAGCTTGGCTCTTTCCAAATTCCAACCTTCGGCCGTCACAATGTGATGAATGCAACCGCAGTTATTGCCAACCTATATGTGGCAGGTTTCGATTTGAAACTGGCTGCAGAACACCTCAAAACCTTTGCCGGAGTGAAGCGTCGTTTCACAGAAAAAATTGTCAACGATACAGTCATCATTGATGACTTTGCCCATCATCCGACAGAAATTATCGCAACGATCGATGCTGCAAGACAGAAATATCCAAGCAAGGAGCTGGTGGCTATTTTCCAACCCCACACCTTTACCCGTACCATTGCCCTCTTGGATGAATTTGCAGAAGCCCTCAACGGTGCGGACGCGGTCTACCTTGCACAAATCTATGGCTCGGCTCGTGAAACTGACAATGGCGAGGTCAAAGTAGAAGATTTAGCTGCCAAGATTGAGAAAAAAGGCGGAATCATTACAGTGGAGAACACGTCACCTCTTCTTGACCACAGCAATGCCGTTTATGTGTTCATGGGAGCAGGAGATATTCAGTCGTATGAGTACTCATTTGAGCACCTCCTCTCCAGACTTTCTAGCAATGTTCAATAA
- a CDS encoding GNAT family N-acetyltransferase → MQIRHPNLEDLASIVALEQANFQLEEQIAEEVLAYYVAEEWRTCLVMEDAGTIAGFLLALPSSSGVVTDEIFSRTKPASGQQTHLAIASLSISDSYQGQGIGTLLLAALKEIATADCYQGISLTCKDYLLSYYQMNQFTDLGVSQSQFGGQVWYDMYWKAL, encoded by the coding sequence ATGCAAATTCGACATCCCAATCTAGAAGATTTAGCCAGTATTGTAGCGTTGGAGCAGGCAAATTTTCAACTCGAAGAACAGATTGCAGAAGAGGTATTAGCCTACTATGTAGCGGAGGAGTGGCGTACCTGTTTGGTCATGGAAGACGCAGGAACCATAGCAGGCTTTCTCCTAGCCCTTCCTAGTAGCAGTGGTGTGGTAACAGATGAAATCTTTAGCCGGACAAAGCCTGCAAGCGGACAGCAGACCCATTTGGCCATCGCCAGCTTGTCTATTTCAGACAGCTACCAAGGCCAGGGAATCGGGACATTATTACTGGCCGCTCTCAAGGAAATAGCGACAGCCGACTGCTATCAGGGCATCAGTCTAACCTGCAAAGACTACCTGCTTTCCTACTACCAAATGAACCAATTTACGGATTTGGGAGTTTCACAATCCCAATTTGGCGGGCAAGTATGGTATGATATGTACTGGAAAGCCTTATAA
- the mltG gene encoding endolytic transglycosylase MltG, with protein MTKDSNEKDTQSSSFRDQILRDLEELKNQRLQEEPLAETNEEIRASLKAMEEAEGTAPSSTVDESFAIPKQTLKIDGLDFPGEYLAEETTASVEEQEASHLDSSSQFSEEPVVQQVEPQIEEEFDNTVERNLAELRNLAAAAEAALPPVESTPFEESSEEQTMLVEKLPLEETPVEEAVEQEVAEEDLPELILTPEEESQEVLDDTIIAPQTTSDKQEATGSSVPRRRSGKKHSRKKQDKTAKRIVAVVVAIVIIALSVTGFVGYTYVKSCLDPINAQSTENVQVEIPEGSSTLEIGQILVDNKLIKNATVFNYYSKLKSYNNYQSGFYNLNQSMSLDDIAKTLQEAGTATAVDPIAGKVLIVEGYTINQIAEAITLNSNTTDKNDKTPFKAEDFLATVKNPEFINRMVATYPNLFATLPAADSGVLYQLEGYLFPAVYDYTKETTIEDLVEQMIATMDNRLQPYYSQLEAKGLNVNELLTLASLVEKEGSTDEDRRNIASVFYNRINNGMPLQSNIAILYAMGKLGQETTLAEDAAIDTSIASPYNIYQNTGLMPGPVDSPSLAAIEATFNANKTEYFYFVADVTTGTVYFSTTIEEHNENVEKYVNSKINN; from the coding sequence GTGACAAAAGATTCGAATGAAAAAGACACACAATCTTCGAGTTTTCGCGATCAGATTCTTCGAGATTTGGAAGAGTTGAAAAATCAACGCTTACAAGAAGAACCACTTGCAGAAACAAATGAAGAAATCCGAGCCAGCTTAAAGGCTATGGAAGAAGCAGAGGGAACAGCGCCGTCGTCAACAGTTGATGAAAGCTTCGCTATTCCCAAACAAACCCTAAAAATTGATGGACTAGACTTTCCAGGAGAGTACCTAGCAGAAGAAACAACAGCTTCTGTCGAGGAGCAAGAAGCATCTCATCTTGACAGTTCTTCCCAATTTTCTGAAGAACCCGTGGTTCAGCAGGTTGAACCGCAGATTGAAGAAGAATTTGACAATACAGTTGAGCGGAATTTAGCTGAGTTGCGTAACCTCGCAGCAGCAGCCGAAGCTGCCCTTCCACCTGTGGAATCCACACCGTTTGAAGAGTCTTCTGAAGAACAAACCATGCTTGTCGAGAAGCTGCCGCTTGAGGAAACTCCGGTTGAAGAGGCTGTGGAGCAAGAAGTGGCTGAAGAGGATCTTCCAGAGTTGATCTTGACACCTGAAGAAGAGAGTCAAGAAGTGCTGGATGATACGATTATCGCACCGCAAACAACGAGCGATAAGCAGGAAGCAACCGGTTCATCAGTACCGAGAAGGCGTTCAGGGAAAAAACACAGTCGCAAGAAACAAGACAAAACAGCCAAGCGAATTGTTGCGGTGGTAGTAGCTATCGTGATCATAGCACTGTCTGTTACAGGCTTTGTTGGTTACACCTATGTAAAATCTTGCCTGGATCCAATCAATGCTCAGTCTACTGAGAATGTTCAAGTTGAGATACCAGAAGGTTCTTCTACCTTGGAAATCGGTCAGATATTGGTTGATAACAAGTTGATAAAAAATGCAACAGTTTTTAACTATTATTCCAAATTAAAGAGTTACAACAACTACCAAAGCGGTTTCTACAATCTTAACCAATCCATGTCGCTTGATGATATTGCAAAAACACTTCAAGAAGCAGGTACAGCTACGGCAGTTGACCCAATTGCAGGAAAAGTCTTGATTGTGGAAGGCTATACCATTAACCAAATTGCAGAAGCAATCACCCTGAATTCCAACACAACGGACAAGAATGACAAAACACCATTTAAGGCAGAGGATTTCTTGGCAACAGTGAAGAATCCGGAATTCATCAATCGAATGGTTGCGACTTATCCAAATCTCTTTGCTACCCTACCGGCAGCAGACAGCGGTGTTCTCTACCAATTGGAAGGCTATCTCTTCCCAGCGGTATACGACTACACCAAAGAAACAACTATCGAAGATTTGGTTGAGCAGATGATTGCGACCATGGACAATCGCCTTCAACCCTACTACTCACAACTAGAAGCAAAAGGCCTAAACGTCAACGAACTCCTAACCTTGGCTTCCTTGGTTGAAAAAGAAGGTTCGACCGATGAAGACCGTCGCAACATTGCAAGTGTCTTCTACAACCGCATCAACAACGGTATGCCGCTTCAGTCTAACATTGCAATTCTTTACGCTATGGGCAAACTGGGTCAAGAAACAACCCTGGCAGAAGATGCAGCAATCGATACATCAATCGCTTCACCTTACAATATTTATCAAAATACTGGTTTGATGCCAGGTCCGGTAGACAGCCCGAGTCTTGCCGCTATTGAAGCAACTTTTAATGCAAACAAAACAGAATACTTCTACTTTGTAGCAGATGTAACAACTGGAACGGTCTACTTCTCCACAACAATAGAAGAACACAATGAAAACGTTGAGAAATACGTTAATAGTAAAATAAACAACTAG
- the greA gene encoding transcription elongation factor GreA, producing MAEKTYPMTIEEKEKLEKELEELKLVRRPEIVERIKIARSYGDLSENSEYEAAKDEQAFVEGQISTIETKIRYAEIVNSDAVAADEVAIGKTVTIQEVGESEEEVYIIVGAAGADAFANKVSNESPIGQALIGKKTGDVATVQTPVGSYDVKILKVEKTK from the coding sequence ATGGCAGAAAAAACATATCCAATGACCATCGAAGAAAAAGAGAAATTGGAGAAAGAATTAGAAGAACTAAAATTAGTTCGTCGTCCTGAAATTGTCGAGCGCATCAAAATTGCGCGTTCATACGGTGACTTGTCTGAGAACTCCGAGTATGAGGCGGCTAAAGATGAACAAGCCTTTGTTGAAGGCCAGATTTCAACCATCGAAACCAAAATCCGCTATGCAGAAATTGTGAATAGCGATGCAGTAGCAGCTGATGAAGTGGCTATCGGAAAAACAGTTACCATCCAAGAAGTGGGTGAAAGTGAAGAAGAAGTCTACATCATTGTTGGGGCAGCAGGAGCTGACGCTTTTGCTAACAAAGTTTCCAACGAAAGCCCGATTGGCCAAGCTCTTATCGGCAAGAAAACAGGTGATGTAGCAACTGTTCAAACACCAGTCGGTAGCTACGATGTCAAAATTTTGAAGGTTGAAAAGACCAAATAA
- the yidC gene encoding membrane protein insertase YidC: protein MKIKKPIVLSTLALSALLFLSGCVETKNGVPTGEGWVYQWLVQPMGNLIQYFAENQGLGFGVAIIIVTLLVRFIILPLGIYQTRKTTYQSEKMHYLKPILAPIQERMKNASSQEEQLAAQQELFAAQKAYGVSMFGGLGCLPLLAQMPFFTALFYAARYTEGIAEASFLGIDLGSPSLILTALAGILYFFQSLFMQVGMEEEQKKQMRSMMLMNPLMIVFFSWSSPAGVTLYWVVGGFFGIIQQAITTFIIKPKVRKQIEEEFKNNPPKAWKSTAKDVTPTASAIIEEKPKKKNRNAGKQRSR, encoded by the coding sequence GTGAAAATCAAAAAACCTATTGTATTATCTACTCTTGCTCTTTCTGCCTTACTATTTTTGTCCGGATGTGTGGAAACAAAAAATGGTGTTCCTACTGGTGAAGGTTGGGTCTACCAATGGTTGGTGCAGCCGATGGGCAACCTTATCCAATACTTTGCCGAGAATCAAGGTTTGGGATTCGGTGTAGCCATTATTATCGTAACCTTGCTGGTTCGCTTCATCATCCTACCACTAGGAATCTACCAAACTCGTAAGACAACCTATCAATCTGAGAAAATGCACTATCTCAAGCCGATTCTTGCTCCGATTCAGGAACGGATGAAGAATGCAAGTTCTCAGGAAGAGCAACTAGCTGCCCAGCAAGAACTTTTTGCAGCCCAAAAGGCTTACGGTGTTAGTATGTTTGGCGGTCTTGGTTGCTTGCCTCTCTTGGCCCAAATGCCTTTCTTTACGGCTCTCTTCTATGCAGCTCGCTATACAGAAGGAATTGCAGAAGCTAGTTTCCTGGGAATTGATCTGGGTTCTCCAAGCTTGATTCTAACCGCTCTTGCGGGTATTCTCTACTTCTTCCAATCTCTCTTTATGCAGGTCGGTATGGAAGAAGAACAAAAGAAACAGATGCGCTCAATGATGCTGATGAACCCCTTGATGATTGTTTTCTTCTCTTGGAGTTCTCCTGCAGGGGTAACCCTTTACTGGGTTGTCGGAGGTTTCTTTGGAATTATCCAACAAGCCATTACAACCTTTATCATTAAGCCAAAAGTCCGCAAGCAGATTGAAGAAGAATTCAAAAACAATCCGCCAAAAGCGTGGAAATCAACTGCCAAGGATGTTACACCAACAGCGTCGGCTATTATTGAGGAAAAACCTAAGAAAAAGAACCGTAATGCTGGCAAACAGCGTTCTCGTTAA
- a CDS encoding acylphosphatase yields MRKVRMIASGRVQGVGFRWSVQFLAAEIGDIYGRVWNNEDGTVTILANSDSSEKLSQFIHEIRKGPSRAAKVSYLDVTLGSFEPFTDFQVKHM; encoded by the coding sequence ATGAGAAAAGTACGCATGATTGCCTCTGGTCGAGTACAAGGTGTCGGTTTTCGGTGGTCTGTTCAGTTTTTAGCTGCCGAAATTGGAGATATTTATGGCCGGGTTTGGAACAACGAAGATGGGACTGTGACGATTTTGGCTAATTCTGACTCCTCTGAAAAACTGAGTCAGTTTATCCACGAGATTCGTAAGGGCCCATCGCGGGCAGCCAAGGTGTCCTACTTGGATGTTACCCTAGGAAGTTTTGAACCCTTTACTGATTTTCAGGTCAAACATATGTAA
- a CDS encoding TrmH family RNA methyltransferase, whose protein sequence is MEIIRSKTNKTIKQAKKLQQKKHRHSSYLIEGWHLLEEALQSGAQVEHIFVLAEQAERLPDNLPVSMVSPDILQDLTDSKSPQGVVAQLALPKQVLPEKLIGKYLILEDVQDPGNVGTMIRTADAAGCDGVFLSDKSADIYNAKVLRSMQGSHFHLPIYRFPTEEILYLLKNNQIPILATSLSKQSVDYKAVQASSSFALVMGNEGKGISDLVAQEADKLVHIIMPGQAESLNVAVAAGIILFSFI, encoded by the coding sequence ATGGAAATAATCCGCTCTAAAACCAATAAAACAATCAAGCAGGCCAAGAAACTTCAGCAGAAAAAACACCGGCATTCTTCTTATCTCATAGAAGGTTGGCATTTACTGGAAGAAGCTCTTCAATCAGGAGCGCAAGTGGAGCATATTTTTGTCTTGGCAGAACAGGCTGAGCGCCTACCAGACAATCTTCCTGTTTCCATGGTTAGTCCAGATATTCTTCAGGATTTGACAGATAGCAAGAGCCCGCAAGGAGTTGTTGCGCAATTGGCTCTTCCGAAACAGGTTCTTCCTGAAAAACTGATAGGAAAATACCTGATTTTAGAAGATGTTCAGGATCCGGGTAATGTAGGGACCATGATTCGAACAGCGGATGCTGCCGGCTGCGATGGAGTTTTTCTATCTGATAAATCAGCTGATATTTATAACGCCAAGGTTCTTCGTTCAATGCAAGGGAGTCATTTTCATCTACCAATCTACCGTTTTCCGACAGAGGAGATTCTCTACCTATTAAAGAACAATCAGATTCCTATATTAGCTACCAGTTTGTCAAAACAATCAGTTGACTACAAGGCTGTTCAGGCTAGTAGCAGTTTTGCTCTGGTGATGGGAAATGAAGGAAAAGGAATTTCTGATTTAGTTGCCCAGGAGGCAGACAAGCTGGTTCATATCATTATGCCTGGTCAAGCTGAGAGTCTCAACGTTGCGGTTGCAGCAGGTATCATTTTATTTAGCTTTATTTAA
- a CDS encoding HD domain-containing protein, whose product MTAYQSDKEFMHYVGHLMETPKVQRLGTITHHYHSTRLEHSINVSYTSYKIAKKFGWDARSAARGGLLHDLFFYDWRDTQFSKSHAWIHPRIAKRNAQKITKLNKIEEDIIIKHMFGATIAPPRYKESWIVTCVDKYWAIREVTLPLQDRWKNRKLFRWT is encoded by the coding sequence ATGACAGCTTATCAATCCGACAAAGAATTTATGCACTATGTGGGTCACTTGATGGAGACTCCTAAGGTTCAACGCCTAGGAACCATCACCCATCACTACCATTCGACACGCCTGGAGCATTCAATCAATGTATCCTATACCAGTTATAAAATCGCAAAAAAATTTGGCTGGGATGCCCGTTCAGCAGCCAGAGGCGGTTTGCTTCATGACCTCTTCTTCTATGACTGGCGTGATACTCAGTTCAGTAAAAGCCATGCTTGGATTCACCCGCGGATTGCCAAGCGCAATGCTCAGAAAATTACCAAGTTAAATAAGATAGAAGAAGATATCATCATCAAACATATGTTTGGTGCAACCATTGCACCCCCTCGCTATAAAGAGTCTTGGATTGTCACCTGTGTAGATAAGTATTGGGCCATTCGCGAGGTCACCTTACCCTTGCAAGACAGATGGAAAAATCGGAAACTATTTCGGTGGACCTAA
- a CDS encoding Bax inhibitor-1/YccA family protein — protein MNNNPFILNQVDQLALNRFFAKIYGFVALGIGISALVSFLTLTVGQPLMAFILSGGTLLLWLLMLAEVGLVFAASAMAAKNSPMALPIFLLYSVMNGFTLSFILLFYTGQTIFTAFLSAALMFVVMAVIGATTKKDLSAMGQALMAALIGIIIASVVNLFLGSSGMSFIISIISVIVFAGLIAYDNQRIRYVFEETGGEVGQGWVVSMALNLYLDFINLFLNLLRIFGSRD, from the coding sequence ATGAACAATAATCCATTTATTCTCAATCAAGTTGATCAACTAGCTCTAAATCGTTTCTTTGCGAAGATTTACGGTTTTGTTGCACTAGGGATTGGTATTTCAGCACTTGTCTCATTTTTGACGCTGACTGTCGGTCAACCGCTCATGGCATTTATCTTATCGGGCGGCACCCTTCTCCTTTGGTTGCTCATGTTGGCCGAGGTAGGATTGGTATTTGCTGCATCAGCTATGGCGGCAAAAAATAGTCCGATGGCCTTGCCGATTTTCTTACTCTACTCAGTGATGAACGGCTTTACCTTGAGTTTTATCCTGCTCTTTTATACCGGACAAACCATCTTTACAGCCTTTCTATCGGCAGCGCTTATGTTTGTTGTGATGGCTGTTATTGGGGCGACAACTAAAAAAGATTTGTCTGCGATGGGGCAGGCCCTGATGGCAGCCCTTATCGGGATTATTATTGCTAGTGTTGTCAATCTATTTTTGGGAAGCTCAGGCATGAGTTTCATTATCTCCATTATTTCAGTTATTGTCTTTGCTGGTTTGATTGCTTATGACAACCAAAGAATTCGCTATGTATTTGAAGAAACGGGCGGAGAAGTAGGACAAGGCTGGGTTGTTTCTATGGCGCTTAACCTATATTTAGATTTCATCAACCTCTTCCTGAACCTCTTACGAATCTTTGGTTCAAGAGATTAA
- a CDS encoding sigma-70 family RNA polymerase sigma factor, which produces MEFSRLYRKVSGIVHRARKDYYIKLWEKDDWDQEGMLVLHQLLRQHPQLASDDSSLYRYYKVKFRNHIKDVIRKQESQKRRFDRMAHEDLDTLSHLVASPGLMNDDLVILRGMLRDYRHQLPASQQANYDQLISGGRFKGRRTMLSDLKSYLSDYKPN; this is translated from the coding sequence ATGGAATTTTCAAGACTCTATCGGAAAGTGTCCGGCATCGTCCACCGTGCCCGCAAGGACTATTATATTAAGCTCTGGGAAAAAGACGACTGGGACCAGGAAGGGATGCTGGTCCTCCATCAACTGCTGAGGCAACATCCCCAGTTGGCCAGCGATGATTCCAGCCTCTATCGCTACTACAAGGTTAAGTTCAGGAATCACATCAAAGATGTCATTCGCAAACAAGAAAGTCAGAAACGCCGGTTTGACCGCATGGCTCACGAAGACCTAGACACTCTCTCCCACCTAGTAGCCAGTCCCGGCCTTATGAACGACGACTTGGTCATTCTTCGCGGGATGTTGCGCGACTATCGCCACCAACTTCCGGCCTCCCAACAAGCCAACTATGATCAGCTGATAAGCGGCGGCCGCTTCAAAGGCCGCAGAACAATGCTATCGGATTTAAAAAGCTACCTCAGTGACTACAAACCTAATTAG